A stretch of Chitinophaga caeni DNA encodes these proteins:
- a CDS encoding YdeI/OmpD-associated family protein, producing the protein MDPNVDEYLENAVQWQKEMKQLRQILLDCGLEETIKWSKPCYAYNNKNVAVIQGFKDYCALLFFDGYLLSDTEGILVKTGEHTRVGRQARFTDVKEIKKVAHALKAYVFEAIELETSGIKADIAKPKENLVITDELKTRFKENPLLESAFLSLSPGKQKAYILHFKQPKQVATKYARIDKWTSHILNGKGMHDDYLARKKK; encoded by the coding sequence ATGGACCCAAATGTTGATGAATATCTTGAAAATGCTGTTCAATGGCAAAAGGAAATGAAGCAATTACGGCAAATCTTGCTGGATTGTGGCTTGGAGGAAACGATTAAATGGAGCAAGCCTTGTTATGCTTATAATAATAAGAATGTTGCTGTTATACAAGGTTTCAAAGATTATTGTGCCTTGCTTTTCTTCGATGGTTACTTGTTGAGTGATACGGAAGGTATCTTGGTGAAAACAGGGGAGCATACCAGGGTGGGGAGGCAAGCCCGCTTCACGGACGTTAAGGAGATTAAAAAAGTGGCGCATGCATTAAAGGCTTACGTTTTTGAGGCTATAGAGCTGGAAACCTCCGGGATAAAGGCAGATATTGCCAAGCCAAAGGAAAATTTAGTGATTACTGATGAGCTAAAGACCCGGTTCAAGGAGAACCCTTTGTTGGAATCTGCTTTTTTAAGCCTTAGCCCCGGCAAGCAAAAAGCATACATCTTACATTTTAAGCAACCCAAGCAAGTTGCTACCAAGTACGCCAGGATCGATAAATGGACATCCCATATTCTAAATGGAAAGGGAATGCATGATGATTACCTGGCCAGGAAAAAGAAATGA
- a CDS encoding HAMP domain-containing sensor histidine kinase yields MKIKTKLTLGIGLLFCLIVLLAALSTFYINALSKDAKNILTDNYNTLEYCREMLNALNNDLDSPSQQNLFAHNLKLQKANITESGEAALTGKLELDYQLLQAEVSKDSLIKIIQNDITAIMQLNMQAIQQKSLIVKESSTNSILWISITGAVCFLLAFTMLMNLPGNIANPIKELTGSIQEIAAQNYDERLQFHRDDEFGDLASAFNTMALKLAEFRAGNIAQLLIEKKRIETLINNMHDPVIGLDENKKVLFMNHTALKILGLQDKPVTGMAIQDLAMQNDLLRLLAQDLFITSEHHHSKKSPSSPIKIFADGKESYFEKEMIPINIIPTGEKEEVLIGNVILLQNITPYKELDFAKTNFIATVSHELKTPISSIKMSLQLLENEKIGTLNHEQHNLVESIRDDAGRLLKITGELLNMTQVESGSIQMNIVAADPAEIVAYAVNTNKVAAEQKNIQLAVEQAGDVPNVMADREKTSWVLTNLISNAIRYSYEHSIVNIAIKLMGDVVQFSVKDTGQGISPEYVEKIFDRYFRVPDSKKEGTGLGLAISKEFIEAQGGQIRVESDYGAGSTFYFSLNTV; encoded by the coding sequence ATGAAAATTAAAACAAAACTTACCCTAGGCATCGGTTTGCTATTTTGCTTAATCGTATTGCTTGCCGCTTTAAGCACCTTTTATATCAACGCGCTCTCCAAGGATGCAAAGAACATCCTTACCGATAATTACAATACGCTTGAGTATTGCAGGGAAATGCTCAATGCATTGAACAACGATCTTGACTCCCCTAGCCAACAAAACTTGTTTGCCCATAATCTTAAGTTGCAAAAGGCCAACATTACCGAGAGCGGCGAGGCGGCCTTAACGGGAAAACTTGAGCTGGACTACCAACTATTACAGGCAGAAGTTAGCAAAGATTCGTTGATAAAAATCATACAAAACGACATCACGGCGATTATGCAGTTGAACATGCAAGCCATTCAACAGAAAAGCCTCATCGTGAAAGAAAGCTCCACCAACTCGATTCTCTGGATCAGTATTACCGGCGCCGTGTGCTTCCTGCTGGCATTTACCATGTTAATGAATTTACCGGGCAATATCGCCAACCCGATCAAGGAACTTACCGGTAGTATACAGGAAATCGCTGCGCAAAATTACGATGAACGGCTACAATTTCATCGGGATGATGAATTTGGCGACCTTGCTTCCGCATTCAACACGATGGCATTAAAACTGGCAGAATTTAGAGCCGGGAATATCGCGCAATTATTGATCGAGAAAAAACGTATCGAGACCTTGATCAATAATATGCACGACCCTGTAATCGGTCTCGATGAAAACAAAAAAGTGCTATTCATGAACCATACGGCATTGAAAATATTGGGACTACAAGATAAACCTGTTACCGGTATGGCCATTCAAGACCTTGCGATGCAAAATGACCTGCTGAGGCTATTAGCACAAGATTTGTTTATTACCAGCGAACATCATCATTCCAAGAAAAGCCCGTCATCACCGATAAAAATTTTCGCTGACGGCAAGGAAAGTTATTTCGAAAAGGAAATGATACCGATTAATATCATCCCTACCGGCGAGAAAGAAGAAGTACTTATCGGGAACGTAATCCTCTTGCAAAACATTACACCTTACAAAGAGCTCGATTTCGCGAAAACCAATTTTATCGCGACGGTTTCACACGAGTTAAAAACACCTATCTCATCTATAAAGATGAGCTTACAGCTGCTGGAAAATGAAAAGATAGGCACATTAAACCACGAACAGCATAACCTCGTTGAAAGTATCCGTGACGATGCGGGCAGGTTACTAAAAATTACGGGCGAATTGCTCAACATGACCCAGGTAGAAAGTGGTAGCATCCAGATGAATATCGTTGCCGCCGATCCTGCCGAAATCGTGGCCTACGCCGTCAATACCAACAAGGTTGCGGCAGAGCAAAAAAACATACAATTGGCGGTGGAGCAAGCCGGGGACGTACCGAACGTAATGGCAGACAGGGAGAAGACCTCCTGGGTATTAACCAACCTCATATCAAATGCAATCCGTTACTCTTACGAACATTCGATAGTAAATATAGCCATAAAGCTTATGGGCGATGTAGTACAGTTTTCAGTAAAAGATACCGGCCAAGGAATTTCACCAGAATACGTGGAAAAAATCTTTGACCGGTATTTCCGGGTACCGGATTCCAAAAAAGAAGGAACGGGATTAGGCTTGGCGATCAGCAAAGAATTTATCGAAGCCCAGGGTGGACAAATTCGCGTTGAGAGTGATTATGGCGCAGGTAGCACCTTTTATTTCTCCTTGAATACCGTTTAA
- a CDS encoding DUF4256 domain-containing protein, whose protein sequence is MMITWPGKRNELVSIIRMLLVTLTIQFHEMKNAKNTLSPEQQSELLKRIKVRFEKHMNRHEGLSWETVKERLEAHPAKLWSLFEMENTEGEPDVVDFDKKSGVITFFDCAAESPKGRRSTCYDHDAWLARKEHRPEHNAIGMAEEMGIEMLTETQYRFLQGLGEFDTKTSSWLVTPAAIRKLGGAIFGDRRYDHVFTYHNGAQSYYAARGFRGCLKI, encoded by the coding sequence ATGATGATTACCTGGCCAGGAAAAAGAAATGAACTGGTGAGCATTATTAGAATGCTGCTAGTTACCTTAACCATTCAATTCCATGAAATGAAAAATGCTAAAAATACACTTAGTCCCGAACAACAATCGGAATTACTGAAAAGGATAAAAGTCCGCTTCGAGAAGCATATGAACCGCCATGAAGGTTTGTCTTGGGAAACAGTAAAGGAGCGCTTGGAGGCTCATCCTGCTAAATTATGGTCGCTTTTTGAAATGGAAAATACCGAAGGCGAACCCGATGTTGTTGATTTTGATAAGAAATCAGGTGTCATCACTTTCTTCGATTGTGCTGCGGAAAGCCCAAAAGGCAGGAGAAGCACTTGTTACGATCATGATGCTTGGTTGGCCAGGAAGGAGCATCGGCCAGAGCATAACGCTATCGGTATGGCCGAAGAGATGGGCATTGAAATGTTGACGGAAACGCAATACCGTTTTTTACAAGGGCTCGGGGAATTTGATACCAAAACTTCTAGCTGGTTGGTTACACCTGCGGCCATCAGGAAGTTGGGAGGCGCCATCTTCGGTGATCGCAGGTACGATCATGTATTTACTTACCATAACGGCGCGCAATCTTATTATGCAGCGCGCGGTTTCAGGGGCTGTTTGAAGATTTAA